In a single window of the Bactrocera dorsalis isolate Fly_Bdor chromosome 2, ASM2337382v1, whole genome shotgun sequence genome:
- the LOC105226519 gene encoding uncharacterized protein LOC105226519: MELFLRKAISLFCVLCVITGARGEYVSCMTPSGHKGNCIPLNGCPNLSRLANNPRRTWEQRDYLQNSLCGPVTNNPFVCCPEQKPPPLGSIETSPEIENFCETPDGKTGNCVLLKTCGVLLDLLRKTSLTNSQMSHLKKSKCGNANGQVLVCCPETESTTQTVHQKTISTTTPKHNTAITIHPKTISKPTVHIAMNPLGNESCRTPDHKLGVCIEIEECPPLKKIILKDAITKNEYNLLVNSKCGEYGSPKICCPQQDDALSAPGKMLSRNFVFPGSECRAANGVPGICKMSKDCPNAKEFEQNSQCGYLGADSQICCPINLLENDLNFPTTTEITRLPISTTLLAEVSCRTPVNKPGKCISIKSCSTLLEIVTKQDRTPIETMFLQQSQCGYDNGEFMVCCPETKSRTPTALHTTEATTATTPTPVTISPFTLRAPTPVTISPITSTSGPHVEPPKENTNKWTNEPGCGAAPLQNRIYGGNVVHIDEYTWAARIIYVDSDNNNDMFCGGSLINKNYVLTAAHCVVMPEGKDDWYVKGVRLGEWNTTAEKDCEYFSNNYVLCAPLPVDIDILEHIVHPMYNKKKFNYDIALLKLEESVTYTDFIKPICLPSLPADQQTINYENKSVEIVGWGKTESREHSEIKLKAHLEVKDINKCGLRRGATENQICAKGEVGTDSCNGDSGGPLMLWQEPAYYLIGLISFGSGGQCGDIQTNGIYMRIVNFMDWIAENTQHS; the protein is encoded by the exons ATGGAACTATTTCTTAGAAAAgctatttcattattttgtgttttgtgcGTAATCACGGGAGCCAGAGGTG aatatgTATCGTGTATGACCCCAAGTGGACATAAAGGCAACTGCATACCACTAAATGGTTGTCCAAACCTAAGCAGACTCGCTAATAACCCGCGTCGAACATGGGAACAAAGAGATTATCTACAGAACAGTCTATGCGGACCGGTCACCAACAATCCCTTT GTATGTTGTCCAGAGCAGAAACCACCGCCACTGGGATCAATCGAAACGTCGCCAGAAATCG AAAATTTCTGTGAGACACCCGACGGCAAAACTGGAAACTGTGTACTCTTAAAGACCTGCGGCGTCTTATTGGATCTTCTTCGAAAAACAAGCCTTACAAATTCGCAGATGTCACACCTGAAGAAGAGTAAATGTGGAAATGCTAATGGACAAGTTTTG GTATGTTGTCCCGAAACTGAGTCGACGACACAAACGGTACACCAAAaaacaatatcaacaacaacaccaaagcacaacacagcaataacaatacaccctaaaacaatatcaaaacCAACAGTACATATAGCCATGAACCCATTGGGAAATG AGTCTTGTCGTACACCAGACCACAAACTTGGCGTTTGTATAGAGATCGAAGAATGCCCCCCTTTGAAAAAGATCATTCTAAAAGACGCAATTACGAAAAACGAATACAACTTGTTAGTGAACAGCAAATGCGGTGAATATGGCAGTCCAAAG ATATGTTGTCCACAACAAGATGACGCTCTGTCAGCGCCTGGTAAAATGTTAAGTCGAAATTTTG TCTTCCCTGGCAGTGAGTGCAGAGCAGCTAATGGCGTGCCTGGTATATGCAAAATGTCTAAGGACTGTCCAAATGCGAAGGAGTTCGAACAGAATAGTCAGTGCGGTTATTTAGGTGCCGATTCACAG ATATGCTGTCCAATAAATCTGCTTGAAAATGATTTAAACTTTCCCACAACAACAGAAATAACGCGTTTACCAATAAGCA CTACACTCTTGGCAGAAGTTTCCTGTCGCACACCAGTCAACAAACCTGGTAAATGTATATCCATAAAAAGCTGCAGTACCTTACTCGAAATTGTTACGAAACAAGACAGAACGCCTATAGAAACTATGTTCCTGCAGCAGAGTCAATGTGGATATGATAATGGAGAGTTTATG GTGTGTTGCCCTGAAACTAAATCGAGAACACCAACTGCACTTCATACAACAGAAgcaacgacagcaacaacaccaacacctGTAACGATAAGCCCGTTCACCTTAAGAGCACCAACACCTGTAACAATAAGCCCGATAACCTCAACATCCG GTCCGCACGTCGAACCACCAAAAGAAAATACCAACAAGTGG aCGAATGAACCAGGATGTGGTGCAGCACCTTTACAAAACCGAATTTATGGCGGAAATGTTGTTCATATTGATGAGTACACTTGGGCAGCGAGGATAATTTACGTCGACT cggacaacaacaacgacatgtTTTGCGGTGGCTctcttatcaataaaaattacgtATTGACTGCAGCACATTGTGTGGTTATGCCTGAAGGTAAAGACGATTGGTATGTGAAAGGAGTTCGTTTAGGCGAATGGAATACTACAGCGGAAAAGGATTGTGAATACTTTTCCAACAACTACGTACTTTGTGCACCTCTACCAGTGGATATAGACATCTTAGAGCACATAGTTCATCcgatgtataataaaaaaaaatttaactacgATATAGCTCTGTTGAAGCTAGAAGAGAGCGTAACTTACACGGACTTTATAAAACCGATATGTCTACCATCGTTGCCGGCAGATCAACAAAcgataaattatgaaaataagtcTGTGGAAATCGTTGGTTGGGGCAAGACAGAATCCCGGGAGCACagtgaaattaaattgaaagcacATTTAGAAGTTAAGGATATCAATAAATGTGGCTTACGTAGAGGAGCAACAGAAAATCAAATATGCGCCAAGGGTGAGGTAGGTACCGATAGCTGCAACGGCGACTCAGGCGGACCTCTCATGCTTTGGCAAGAGCCAGCGTATTATTTGATTGGCTTGATATCATTCGGTTCAGGCGGTCAATGTGGTGATATCCAAACTAACGGTATTTATATGCGTATCGTGAACTTCATGGATTGGATTGCAGAGAACACACAACATTCTTGA